The proteins below come from a single Salinilacihabitans rarus genomic window:
- a CDS encoding cbb3-type cytochrome c oxidase subunit I encodes MAGDLPPRTSIKRWFVTTNHKDIGVLYLLTALFTLVFGGVLSLLFRIELLGTGEILLSASGYNQAVTIHGLVMVFLFLSPFAAGLANYLVPLQIGAKDLAFPRLNALSYWFYLSSVVLFFLSFFQDGAFMGGWTMYAPLNIPIYTPSIGGNTTILALGVFVLSITLGSVNFLTTIHYSRAEGLGLWNVPLFTWSWLLTVWMMLFAFAALLAALILLSADRVLLTQYFSREGAGSLLWAHVFWFFGHPEVYIVFFPALGIMFETFQTFAGRRIVGRKWVIIAMVLVAVQSFLVWMHHMFLTTINLPIKTLFMATTIGISLPFDLMVFALIYTLVKGQIRLTTPFLFNLGALLLFILGGITGVFLGAVVLDFEFRGTYWVVAHFHYVMVSGVTALVGGLFYWWPKITGKMYDEFLGKLSFAVYFLGFNLLYFPMFLAWETPRRVFEFAPELGIYHQVMTVGAFVLGASWLLIFYTLGKSLVSGPDAPDNPWTYSRTLEWAIPSPPPLDNWSGRPSYASGRLEFREDAAAPDGGAVEAVERARPAEAHADHASIWPFAIGAGLTVMIAGFAGLRPLFEAMQEPETALTSVGAFYPALTLLGVAVLGYALVGFGRERFDAPEMAIAERWPFDGVGRTKLGVWFFLASDVVVFGAVIGAYVFMRIYVGWGTWDPVPPSALPGLINTYVLITSSFTVVLALVMAERGNKKGLLGAFSATLLLGLTFLSIKAWEWGQEFAHDIYWFTDLQYSLYFVTTGLHALHVIFGLLVAGFMVSRVLTADAYLDDERPVEYFGLYWHFVDIVWVFLFPLFYLF; translated from the coding sequence ATGGCCGGCGACCTCCCCCCGCGAACGTCGATCAAGCGCTGGTTCGTCACGACCAACCACAAGGACATCGGCGTCCTCTACCTCCTGACGGCGCTTTTCACGCTCGTCTTCGGGGGCGTGCTCTCGTTGCTGTTCCGGATCGAACTCCTAGGCACCGGCGAGATCCTCCTCTCGGCAAGCGGCTACAATCAGGCCGTGACCATCCACGGGCTGGTGATGGTCTTCCTGTTTCTCTCGCCGTTCGCGGCGGGGCTGGCGAACTACCTCGTCCCGCTGCAGATCGGAGCGAAGGACCTCGCGTTCCCCCGGCTGAACGCCCTCTCGTACTGGTTTTACCTCTCGTCGGTCGTGCTGTTTTTCCTCTCGTTCTTCCAGGACGGGGCGTTCATGGGCGGCTGGACGATGTACGCCCCGCTGAACATCCCGATCTACACGCCGAGTATCGGCGGCAACACCACGATCCTCGCGCTCGGCGTGTTCGTCCTCTCGATCACGCTGGGCTCGGTGAACTTCCTGACGACGATCCACTACTCCCGCGCGGAGGGGCTCGGCCTCTGGAACGTGCCGCTTTTCACGTGGTCGTGGCTGCTGACGGTGTGGATGATGCTGTTCGCGTTCGCGGCGCTTTTGGCCGCGCTGATCCTGCTGTCGGCCGACCGCGTCCTCCTGACCCAGTACTTCTCGCGCGAGGGCGCGGGCAGCCTCCTGTGGGCGCACGTGTTCTGGTTCTTCGGGCACCCGGAGGTGTACATCGTCTTCTTCCCGGCGCTGGGGATCATGTTCGAGACGTTCCAGACGTTCGCCGGTCGCCGGATCGTCGGCCGGAAGTGGGTCATCATCGCGATGGTGCTGGTAGCGGTCCAGTCGTTCCTCGTCTGGATGCACCACATGTTCCTGACGACGATCAACCTGCCCATCAAGACGCTGTTCATGGCGACGACCATCGGCATCTCCCTGCCGTTCGACCTCATGGTCTTCGCCCTGATCTACACCCTCGTCAAGGGCCAGATCCGGCTGACGACCCCGTTCCTGTTCAACCTCGGCGCGCTGTTGCTGTTCATCCTCGGCGGGATCACCGGGGTGTTCCTCGGCGCGGTCGTACTCGACTTCGAGTTCCGGGGCACCTACTGGGTCGTCGCCCACTTCCACTACGTGATGGTCTCGGGGGTGACGGCGCTGGTCGGCGGCCTCTTCTACTGGTGGCCGAAGATCACCGGCAAGATGTACGACGAGTTCCTCGGGAAACTCAGCTTCGCCGTCTACTTCCTCGGGTTCAACCTGCTTTACTTCCCGATGTTCCTCGCCTGGGAGACCCCCCGCCGGGTCTTCGAGTTCGCGCCCGAACTGGGGATCTACCACCAGGTGATGACCGTCGGGGCGTTCGTCCTCGGCGCGTCGTGGCTCCTGATCTTCTACACGCTGGGCAAGAGCCTCGTCTCCGGCCCCGACGCGCCCGACAACCCGTGGACGTACTCGCGGACCCTCGAGTGGGCGATCCCCTCGCCGCCGCCGCTTGACAACTGGTCCGGCCGGCCGAGTTACGCCAGCGGCCGTCTCGAGTTCCGCGAGGACGCCGCCGCGCCCGACGGCGGCGCCGTCGAGGCGGTCGAGCGGGCGCGGCCCGCCGAGGCCCACGCCGACCACGCGAGCATCTGGCCGTTCGCCATCGGTGCGGGGCTGACCGTGATGATCGCCGGCTTCGCGGGGCTCCGGCCGCTGTTCGAGGCGATGCAGGAGCCGGAGACCGCCCTCACGAGCGTCGGCGCCTTCTACCCCGCGCTGACGCTCCTCGGGGTCGCGGTGCTCGGCTACGCCCTCGTCGGGTTCGGCCGCGAGCGGTTCGACGCGCCGGAGATGGCGATCGCCGAGCGCTGGCCGTTCGACGGCGTCGGGCGGACGAAACTCGGCGTCTGGTTCTTCCTCGCCTCGGACGTCGTCGTCTTCGGCGCCGTCATCGGCGCGTACGTCTTCATGCGCATCTACGTCGGCTGGGGGACCTGGGACCCGGTGCCGCCGTCGGCGCTGCCCGGGCTGATCAACACGTACGTCCTGATCACGTCGAGTTTCACGGTCGTCCTCGCGCTCGTGATGGCCGAACGCGGGAACAAGAAGGGCCTGCTCGGTGCGTTCTCGGCGACGCTCCTGCTCGGGCTGACGTTCCTGAGCATCAAGGCCTGGGAGTGGGGACAGGAGTTCGCCCACGACATCTACTGGTTCACCGACCTCCAGTACTCGCTGTACTTCGTGACGACGGGACTGCACGCCTTACACGTCATCTTCGGGTTGCTCGTCGCCGGCTTCATGGTCTCCCGCGTGCTGACGGCCGACGCCTACCTCGACGACGAACGGCCGGTCGAGTACTTCGGCCTCTACTGGCACTTCGTCGACATCGTCTGGGTCTTCCTCTTCCCGCTTTTCTACCTCTTCTGA
- the coxB gene encoding cytochrome c oxidase subunit II — protein MIPLQSGVQSRVAVFEEIFLVFLGLGTLVGIVVVAYVLYNVYKYRHDGAEDRDEDRPSVGELPTGGGSGRKLFVSFGLSAIIVISLIVWTYGLLLYVEDGPDANEPDEEALEIDVEGFAFGWTFIYDDGQGGEFESSGEMVVPEDTTVWLTVTSTDVWHSFGAPELRVKADAIPNEYDRTWFQTPALDGGEEEQYRIECFELCGEGHSQMEADLVVVPQEEYEGWVDEQASGDGGENGGGGDGGNETAGNETAGNETAGGNETDGGNETADGGEN, from the coding sequence GTGATCCCCCTCCAAAGCGGCGTCCAGTCGCGCGTAGCCGTCTTCGAGGAAATTTTCCTCGTCTTCCTCGGGCTCGGGACGCTCGTCGGCATCGTCGTCGTGGCGTACGTCCTCTACAACGTCTACAAGTACCGTCACGACGGCGCGGAGGATCGAGACGAGGATCGGCCGTCGGTCGGCGAGTTGCCGACCGGCGGCGGCAGCGGCCGGAAACTGTTCGTCTCGTTCGGCCTGAGCGCGATCATCGTCATCTCGCTGATCGTCTGGACCTACGGCCTGTTGCTGTACGTCGAGGACGGCCCGGACGCGAACGAACCCGACGAGGAGGCCCTCGAAATCGACGTCGAGGGCTTCGCGTTCGGCTGGACGTTCATCTACGACGACGGACAGGGCGGGGAGTTCGAGTCAAGCGGCGAGATGGTCGTCCCGGAGGACACGACGGTCTGGTTGACGGTGACGTCGACGGACGTCTGGCACAGTTTCGGCGCGCCGGAGCTACGCGTCAAGGCCGACGCGATCCCGAACGAGTACGACCGGACGTGGTTCCAGACGCCCGCGCTCGACGGCGGCGAGGAGGAGCAGTACCGCATCGAGTGCTTCGAACTCTGCGGCGAGGGCCACTCCCAGATGGAAGCCGACCTCGTCGTCGTCCCGCAGGAGGAGTACGAGGGGTGGGTCGACGAGCAGGCGTCCGGGGACGGCGGCGAGAACGGCGGAGGCGGTGACGGCGGCAACGAGACCGCCGGCAACGAGACCGCCGGCAACGAAACTGCCGGCGGCAACGAGACCGACGGCGGGAACGAAACCGCGGACGGAGGTGAGAACTGA